CACCAACTTAAATCTCTTTCACATTCATTAAACAACAAAGCCattgaatgtatgcaattcgcacAACGTTCAGTAAACTGATCCGTATCCCAGATCAATAGAAATCTGAAGTAGTTTTGGTCTAAATAATCGGTAATACAGCtcaaaactgtcttttttcaTAATGAATGAGGCTATTTTTCAATAACAGTTGAGTCATTTTTCCAGGAAGTCCAGGAACGTATGAGAAATGCATGAGAATGCTTGATCCTTCGGTCCTTCATTTTCCGGCTAAACACCATTCCATTGCTACACGTTGTACAAGTATCATGCAGTTACATCCCCTGAAATTTCTGGATTCTGAATTGAAATATTGGGCCGCAGATTGTTTTCAGCAAAACACATGCATGTCGGAGGTTTAATATTTGACTCTATTACTGCTGGCATTGGGGGAAGATAGGGACTAGGTAgtcgaaacaaacaaattctcAACCCATTACAGGAACAGAAGCGCCCGATCCGATGGGAGTTCGGtgaaaactaaacaaaccaaacacgtGTACCCACATGCAATCACGACCACCTACACGTACCTGTGGAGCGTCGCTGTGCTGCATTAGGTGTTTGAGCGCCCCCAAGTGTGTTGCGCCGACGGCAGGGTAGCCGACATTTCATCGCATACGAACCATACACCAATGGGTTCATGCACGAGTTTGAGACGGCCATCAAAAACAATCCGTCCTGCACGGCAACGTCGACCTTCGCTGCACTTTCCCGATCGAACATGTACCTGCAATGTAAAGAAACGTTTCCATTAAAATCCGCATTTTAGTAATTCCGTTACCACGTGATGGTGCTTACCAGAGGGTCATGACGACGTACGGTGTCCAACACCAGACGAACACGACCACAATGGTGATGGTGAGGCGTAGCGTACGCTGACGCGCCCGTTCAATGTGCGTTAGATCGTTACATCGAAGACGCATCGTTCCGGTTGAGTTGGAATCGCTTGTCTCTGTACGCGTTGCAGGAAGTAGGAATACATTTTCAGTAACAATGCTTACATTGTTTATAAGTTTTGTTTGGGATAATTTTGTAGTAAAAAGTAAAGCATTTATCAAAAGTAGATTGTGTTTCAATAGAATTTTGATGAATCATGATGAAAAAATCTTTCTATATTTTAATCACTGCTGTACAGTGAAATGTACATCGCCCATCATCACCGTTTGTAATTCAACCTAAAAGCATGTCCATACAAAAGGGAAttcgaatgagtttttttttcttttttggatATTATTGAAATACTATGTAAACATagtaaaaaaagaagcaaattcGAACTAATTAATGAGCTTGCCAGCAGTTAAACGTTACGTTCTTGGTATTACGCGGGTAAGGAACGCGATATCATTTTCGGTCGTGCACGCGCACTTCAGTCTGTGCGTATTAATTCCAGTGAAGACTGCTTGACGCAACCACACGATCGAAACACCAGCCGTACGGTTGATGCTAGAAGGTGTGTTGTTGTGGCATTGTCGAATTTCACCCgaattgaattcaatttcgTCGACCCCTACTCGTACGGGTCTCTCCCGGGAAACCAAACACCCTCTACAAAACAACGAATATAAGTGTGAGTGGTTTGCGCGTTACGACTTACCCTTCTCCCGCGACCGGTTCGATATTTCGCACAGGATCACAGTGTAGGCACCGCTGATGATCATCAGCGGCAGGAAGTACATAGCTATCACGCAGAACAGGTTATAGGCCGTCTCGAGGCCCGGCGTAGCGAAGAAACCGAAGGTGACGCACTGCGTAAACCCCGGCACTTGCGGATGTTGCTGCACGCGGAAGATAATACTCTGGGCAGGAAAGAGACACATAATATACGGTAAAATCCAATGAAAGCCATTCCGGATCTCCCGGAAGACGGTACAGcatgggaaagaaaattaacCACTCTTCACATCACGAGGATTTGTCACGAGAAACGTTCGCCTGATGGAGATGGGAATAATAGCAGAGAAACAGCGTAAAGCTTGAGACTGTCAACGGAAGAGGACAATctttatttgctttgtttgcagAAACGCAAGCAACTTTGACCGTAAAAGGCACGTACATTCTGCAAGAGTACAAATCTAATGAAGGACTCTCTACGATGGCTGTACGCAGCGTATGAACCATGAAGTACCACTAGCGACCGATGTGCATAGGGAACAGGATCCCAGTGGCTGCTGGCTGACGATAGGAAAAATTATTCGACCGAGATTCGTTTATATTTGTCCAACGTTTCGTGCTGGTCTTGCTTTTGCCCTACGTTAGCTCGACGGAGGTTTTACTCCTGTCCTGTACGATGGGATGCGGCGAAGGACAGCGTATTAGAGTTGTACCACTACAAGGGCAACAAGCCCCATTAGCAGGCACAAAGCATAAGCTCGAATAATAACGGATAGATGTATTTGTGTACGTGGGaaagcattttgttttctatttataGGTGAGCCTTTATGCAGGATGAACGAGGATGAAAAGGGAGGAGAGTGGCCCCTGTTCAGCTGCCAGGTAGATTCATCCCTGTCTGCCAAGATGCGCCCTTGAGGTTCGATTATGTTTTATCTCGAAAGACAAATGAAGGGAGAGGAATTGAAACGAAACCGCAACAAACCAAAATCCTTCTCCATATTGTGTTCTCTTTTTCGTCGATGTTAAGTAACAATTGTACCGACCAAACAACTTTCTCATCGGTGAAGAGTACTATCGTGATAATGAGTTAAATAAATTGGCATTGggaaagttttttaattacttaACCGAGCGAAGCAGAAGAATGCAACAACATGCCGTTTTATGATTCCGTGAACCTTTCGAATGGGCAAACAGGTCCGAACCAAGTTTAATTGGATTCTTTCGCCAAAATCGAAAGCCGACCGTTTTGCGGTGCGCGATTTTGTTTCGCATTTTTTAATGAGACGAGCATAACATTTTATTAGCGACAGTTATGCATTAACGATGTTTGCACATGAAGTTTGATTAGTTAACgaaatgaaagtaaaatggATTTGCTTTTAATGTTAATTGATTGTGGATTTGTCCTGGTTTTGTTTAATGCTTTATAATTAAGGATTAAGGATATAAGGGTATAAGGACTTGCTGCAGCTTACGATGGCAGCTAAGGACAATCGTTAGAAGCGTGCAAAATAAGTGAGCTAAATGCGGTAGAAAGTCTGAAAATATCATgggaagtttaaaaaaaaacctgaccTGGGAAGACCTGCTGAAAATAGTTGCACATAACTGAATCAAGCGTTTGACAATTCTTGTTAAGTGACAGTTGATTTCGTATATAAGCGCTTTAGCAGCCTATGGATGCTAATcgtatgaatgaaattttcctgtctaaaaataaaatgtaatatgGCGTGGACACAAGTGTCAGAGCCTGATGACTGTGACATTTAATCATAATAATCTTATTTCACTGACATATGTGTCTGATGCTACTCAATGTGATACATCCGTACCGAATATTGATGAATAGAACGTAGttgtaattttatttcctATAACACAAATTTATAGCGCAGTACTCACCTGTGGCATTGCATTAACAAACGCAATGAACCAAGCCCCACCGAGCATAATTTTACCGCGCTTCCGGGCGGCTGACACGCGTAAAGGATATATCACAGCAAAGCAGCGGTCGAGGGACACGCACACCAGGACGTTCGAGCTAAGATACAGACAGAAGGCGCGCATGAACAGGAACACTTTGCAGGCAACGTTCCCGGCATGCCACTGCACCGTAATGCGCCAGCCAACCTGCAACGAGGCACGGGATTGCATTGAATCAAATTTTGCGACAGCTCAGACAATCGAGAAAAGTTAAACGGAATGAGGATTACAGGATATCGaataaaagaaaggaaaataatcaGATGAATTTTCGCAGCGTTACGCTTCTAATGAGGGTATTTCTTCTaagaattttcatttaatcACAGCTTAATTTACATGGAattcaaaacatttcaaatgttCCATTACGGTTGATTGTCAAATAAATCCATTACGATTTAGTCGTGAAgaacaattgtttttcttttagagAATCGACGTATTGTTACGTATATTTCCTATCTTCAAAAAGATAGGTGCATTTGTTCATCAATTGAATGATTTATAATCAGATTAAAAGCTTACACCGAATCGCAAAAACTTGTGTCAGCTGTTGTGGAAGATGATGCTAATGGAATAGTTTGTATTAGTTGCAGCGGCACATTatgaagcacaaaaaaatcctttcagGAGCAATTGATTCCAGAGTAAATGTTTCATAAGGAAATGCAATTTGAAAACACTGCAAAGTCTttgtaaaaagaaaagacTAATTAAATAATCTAAATGCTAATCAAATAATCGTCACGAAGTGTTTTCTATTAAATTCGGCATGTCATATGTGTGGATTCTATGTCCAACCTCGAATTAAGTCGAACCAATATGGATCAAACGAAGTGAGTTTAAATATAATGCAAATTAAtcaatgaaaaaataatatccATTATGTTCATACTCGTAACAATATTGGAggcttaaataaataataagctGTGGTTCGCTCGCATAGGATCGGGTTTCAGTGCAATACAAATTCATCTGTTGCATAACCGATTACACAGGAAAATGTGAGACTTCGTTTTCAATGAAATCGATCCTAGGAAATCGATTCCAGCACCATTACGTGGATACGTTTTTTTCAGAGTTTCCTGTGCCGTTGAATCCGCAGCTGTAAATAGATACACTAAGAACGATCATACAGCTAAGACGCCCACACAACCTTAAATAACTCAATTCAATCATTAAATAGAACGAAATTATATATTCTCATTTTAGTATAAAAGAGCctaatttaaattgtaacgTATGACTTTAATCCAACCAAACTaagtaaacaaatataataattggaaatagtttcttttttcaaattaaacaattttgttaaaaaaaaaaacaagaatacaATCAATTAATAATGAATGTAAAAGGAAACATGCTTTTACATGTAATACGCAAACCATGGGTATTTGTATGCACAGCCAATGATGCTTGAAGCTCAATATTATCTACATATGTTATAATGAAATTCTGAAACCATGTCGTGGTTTGCATCGCTCAATCGGGCAACTCGGCCCTATCCCCGATGCTGTGATGCGCGATTCACCACCGCATGGTTGTAGGTTACCGTAAACTTTCACTTACCTCCAGTGGAATCATGATGAACGCGACCATTAGATCGGCCACGGCCAAATGGCAGATCATGAGGCTGACACGCGAACGACGATGACGCCTGGAGCGGAACAGTGTTATGACAACCGACAGATTGCCGCCGGCCGCTATCACAAACAGGACGCAGTACACAATtatgacggctacggtggaaTCAGTGTGTCCTGTAAAGAGTTGCAACGTGACAAGATAGCAACAGGATGGTGAGATAAATATGCTATCAATGTACTGGTTTTGTGGTGTACGGACGTGTTTaaactttcttttttgcaataaaCCAATAAAGGAAAAAGGGGCGGGTTGGTTATCGTTTTTAACATTGTTGAGCTCGTACAGCGAACACGATGCTTGTTAGTCTGGTTGACAATTTACCCCATGCAGCTAAGATCTTTGCATGTGAAATATTGTCCTTAGCGGATGGTTTGTTCGACACTGCAGGAAATTTTGATACAGCTTAAGCTTAAGATACAGCTTATTGATGATTCAGCAAAGACCCAATAGTCTTGGATGGATTTTTTAAGATACACGTATCGTTTTTGAATCCCTACTATATGGTATAGAGCATAGAACAGTGTACAGTGATCACTTaagtttcattaaaataatagtCAAACGATCGTTTGTTATGATCGATGATTGCGTTTATCTGCTGTCATCGATTATTAAAATCACAATCGCACATATTCAAGCACTTTGATCCTTTTTTTCGTATGTCATGGATGGCCAATGGGCATCCAGGAAGTAAACGATTTTACAATAAATCATATTTAACTAGAAATACAAAGGCACGAAGTCATGCCTGTTGCCGCAGGGTTGATATACTATGTCCCACATCTGGTACCATAAACccatggaaaaggaaaatcacCATTGTCCAACACATTAGCTCATGCAGTTTGCAGGTCCGTCTGTGGTAGACTGAAGAGCCCATGCATAGACAGGATCAGTTGTTCCTTTTCTTGCATCACTGGCACTTGAACGGGTTGCATAAACAAGGCTAGAAAATATGAGATTTAATTTCCCCATACTCTATTTGGCCTTTGGCCtagagcaaaaacaaattgtaaaAACTGTGTTGAGAATGAGCTGCATATGGCAAGAAATGAAGAACCATGTTCGCTATATTCGTCGTGCTATGAAATCTTTCCACTGTTGTTTTCCCTGGAATTGTACTTTATGCTTTCTATTTAAAACACCTTCACAGCTGTAGCATTTTTGAAGCGTGAGTGAACCAATTTCTATAAGTTTTCCCTGTTTCGCTATGGAAACAATTGAAATAATCACCTTGAGGACAATGGCAATAGACGCCTTTGAGTCTGAACGCTCACGTTTCGTTGGACGTGTTTGATTGCAACTCAAAGGTATCTGTACTTTGATGAACTGAATTCCTTTCTGTTTCTTGTTCTGTGTTTTGCGTTAGCAGTGTTCGTTCTTGACAGGTATGGTTTAGAAATTtttataaagaaaacacacacacacacacacacacacacacacacaatgcatTCAAACGTAGATGACTGACAGAAGAGTCTTGTTAAAAATAACCATCAAGCTGTCCAAACAATCACACCACGTCAAACCATTCGTCATACGAATTGCACGATGGGAGATAAATAAGCTGTTTACAAAGTATGAAATACAACCGTGACATCTGCAGTTTTGCAAGTCTACTAACAATATGCCCTTTTAATAGAGCTGTCTGTTGGGTTGTTTTGAAACCACAGAAAATAACAcattggaaaagaaaacgctGCATGTAGGATACggatgtaatttatttttatttataagaTAGTCCGCAATAGTAATGGATCGTGTCGTGTCGGTATGCTCTGCGTAGGAATCATGAATCCGGTTCGGAGCAGTAGGTGAGAACACTGGAACGCTTCATACGTCACAAGGAAGAGCTTGGGCACTGTCCAACGGAGGCGTTCGATTGGAAAGCAATTACTGCGTTGAATGCGTGGGCAAGAAATGCGTTACAAGTTGAATGCGTTACAAGAAAGTAATGTAATGCATAACAGCACCAATGGAAATCCCACCAGGGTGGATGATTTTCCCGTTCTTCATACAAACAAACGTTTGGAACATTTATCCTTCAAAACAGTACTTCAATGGTGAGTGGTTCTTGTAGCTGAAAGATGTTTGATTTTGTCACCAAGGTAACTGGTCCAGCATAATGTACGATTTGCCTTCTAGAAATTTCATTTCCGCTTgtgtccttgttttttttttttacttttccgaAGACCGGAGGCCTAGCCGTACATCTGCCATTTGTGTCCATCTTATAGAAACAACTTAGAATTCAGAATAGCTCATTACCGTGATCAGCGGTGTGTACCAATTAGACCATTACCGCTCTCTGCACAGTTTATCTTGATTTATGTGACGGAATTGCTAAGAAAAAGTGCAGATGAGATTTGCATAATTGAATGCTTCGGCAGCATTGctgaaagaaaagcaacctcATCCGGGTATAACTTTTCGACGAGACTTCCCTAGTTAGAGGGGAAGCAAAAACGATAAAGACAAATGCCGTCCGGTAGGCAAATGCTATTAGTCTTTCGATTTCAGAACCGTTATTTACCATTTGCCACCTCGTAAATCTTGCACCGCTCGGGGacagatggacaaaaaaagaaacattcgtGATTTTCCTTATCATTCCCATTCTTGATGGTTAGCTTGATGCATGGTGCGGCGAGCTAATATTTAATTGGTTTATTGCTTCAAATCGGATCGACTGCGACATCGAGTGAGTTAATGAAGCCGGAGGTGATTATGCTCAGGATTAAGCACAATCTGTGTCCTTTATTGATTTTTGGCATTCTATGGGTGGCGAAGTAAAAATAGCAGACTGTGTACAGTTTTCCATTCGAGTAAGCAAAAGTAGTTTTTCTAGGGAAAATTACACATTGCAAATGGTTGAAAAATGCGCAACGATTTGTCTCTTTGAGCTGTGGGCACTGTTTGACATAAAACATGGGTCATATTGATGAATGTTCGCTCATTTGCTGATATGGGACGGGCAAATCTGGATTAGGACAATCAAAAAGGGACGCTATTGTTTACTGAAGCATACAAATGAGATATGATAAAATCTATGCCCTTTTTCATCTGATTATCCATTTTGAGTTATTTAAACGAAGCATGCAAATCTTTAGGAGCGTTAAAGTGAAGCATttcgcctaaagttatgcaatgtacATTCTCCCTTGGAGGACTTACCTAATGCTTCATTTATCAGCTTTAAATGGTATCTAAACTTCATATCAGAATAGAAGTATATAATTCAAatgggtaaaaaaaaaactttgatcATGCATGAATAGTTCCTACTCGTAACTAATCAAGCGACACATTGCACACACCACTAAAACTTTTTACtttccacaaaaaaatcaccattCGTTCAACAAACTCCAATGAGCAGCGCAtgacttaaaaaaaataaaaaatgcaagATAAAGTTTGCGATTCAATTTATTGAGGTTTCAGAGGATAAGGAACGTTCCACACTGTTAGTGTCACATTGAATGGATTGCACTGAACTGGCTACACTGTTGGTAATGCATACTAGAAACCCGACCATAGAAGTATACTTGACTCACCCTTTTGCTCCAAACGgaagattttttatttttaatgatatTGAAATAAACGTTCCAATGATACACAAACTTCTCCGAACATCCACGTAGCTTGATGGTAGCTTCTTGCCAGCAGCCATCGAAGGTAAAGTGTAACGTAATAATATTCAATAAAATTATCGATGGGTGGATTTATTATGAACACCGGATGCACGTCTGTCAACGATCTTGGAGCATCTcaagataaacaaaataaattggcAACTTTATCCTGCATCCTGCCGATCATACTTTAACATTATTGAGATAAATTAGTATCTCTGACTACAAGATGATACCATCTTCGAACCTGCTTGTCCCGAACCATGGGTTGTggtttaataatatttaatattttcttttctccgcTTAAGAAACATTATCCCTTCGTCGGAAAAGCTGTcgattttgtatgaataccACGTGAACACATATGAGCGCGACTCGGGTGGTTCGAGCCATTCGCCATCGATTGATGGTTTTCTAATCAAGAAGGTAAATGGAAAGTTTGGTTTATATTTGTCTTGTATGGGTCCCGCTGATGCGCCCACGAATCAAATTTTCCGCGCGggaagaaatatttgtttgcaatCGTTTTCTGCTTGGTAAGCGCTGGATCTCCCACGCATTCCGTAAGCAAAATGTTTCCTTCAAAGTGTCGCGTAAAGAGCAACGGTTTATAAACctaatggaaagtttttcgTCGCAAGCATAAGGAATCTCTGTATCGCTGAAGAAATGTGATGAGTGGGTGGGAAAGTAAATGAACTCGGTGACAAGTGGGACCAGCAGATCAGCGGACCCAGTCTGCTCGCAATTCCGGGGGTAAATTACGTGCCCATCATGGTTTGGTTTTtaggtttcctttttccttcagTGTGTACAGAAGcataactttgttttttaattcttgtttttcttttgttaatACACAGCGAAGGCAGGACAGGATGTGTTGAAGATAAATTTCCTCCCGCCCAAACCGTCAGAGGGATACCGTCAGACGGAAGATTAATTTCGGAGTGTGGTTTTGAAAGTTTTTGTACCGCATGTCACACACAGTTTGGTCCGGCGGAACGCGTGCTACGGTTGAAGAGAAGACATGAAAAAGTGTAAGTGCTTTTCAGTTTTAATTTAGTGAATGAAACTTAAAGCATATATAATGttgataaattgaaaaaaccGCCAGGTGTTTCCTCGCTTCATCAATTCTGTTTGTCTCTGTTTTTCTGATCAGAAATTCGTTTATTGTGCCATTTTTCCGTTTAGCATTGCTCGCTTGTAGGGAGTAAATTGTTGAACTTTTGAACCttaaggggggaggggggaaacATTATTTAGAGACAGGGAAACCAGTAAACGCAACATTAGTTGTGGCAAGAATGAATTGTAAAACATCCAAGAtcgtaaaacatttgtttcgcCTCTGGTGTAAAGCAACTTCCATCCGTTTAAGAACTTTCAACAGAGCGCCTGAAAGATTGAAAGATTCAACGATTAATTCTCGCTCACCATCTCGGATAAATCATTTAACTTCTTCCATCGTAAATCTCATACAGTTCATGATTGTTCCACTTCTACCTCGCTGTGGATTGCCGTTTCCATAAAGTTGCTCAAACTTCCTAGTGCTTTGCCTTTATCTAATTGAAGGCTGTACGACAGAGAATGGTAAAAAGTTAGCAGCAACGCAGACAGATTGtatttagttttcaaatgcttataattttaaattacatgATGAAAGTTGCTCTTATTGTGCGAAACATCAAAGGGAAGGTTCTATGCCCAGAGCCACGGTCTTGCaattaaaaagaaagcaaTTCCGTTTTACTAATGCTTCGTTAATTAGTGGAATGGTACGGATTTACCGAAAACATAGATGGAAataaagtttttcttttctcctaaaagtatgcaatactCATAGCACACCCCTTACGTTATGCAATTAGCATCACATTTGATCTATTTGtgtcaaaattaaaaattgaggGAATAATTCACATATTTTTAACGTGGTGGTTCTTACTGtaacgaaataaaaagatCAATTCATTTCTAAACAATATATAAAGTTGTGTTAAAACTCATAGAGGTAGTATGCAGTAAAATATGAGTTTGCACTGACCACCGTTTAACAGCCATGCGTTCTCCAGTGGATTTTAATTACACAAAAAGCAGGTTTAACGTACAAGAATATGTGCATGT
The Anopheles moucheti chromosome 2, idAnoMoucSN_F20_07, whole genome shotgun sequence genome window above contains:
- the LOC128297025 gene encoding adipokinetic hormone/corazonin-related peptide receptor variant I-like, encoding MYLAAGLLNIMDISLQHEYLQEYLQSAAANGNFSGTNPYGLGGYGGLAPNGSAFVGGLDKNGSEITITAPGHTDSTVAVIIVYCVLFVIAAGGNLSVVITLFRSRRHRRSRVSLMICHLAVADLMVAFIMIPLEVGWRITVQWHAGNVACKVFLFMRAFCLYLSSNVLVCVSLDRCFAVIYPLRVSAARKRGKIMLGGAWFIAFVNAMPQSIIFRVQQHPQVPGFTQCVTFGFFATPGLETAYNLFCVIAMYFLPLMIISGAYTVILCEISNRSREKETSDSNSTGTMRLRCNDLTHIERARQRTLRLTITIVVVFVWCWTPYVVMTLWYMFDRESAAKVDVAVQDGLFLMAVSNSCMNPLVYGSYAMKCRLPCRRRNTLGGAQTPNAAQRRSTDAVSGIIGPHSDRLTGRDNKDELLVADHRSITMNHLNQNGTIALLQPTASLLRSTGGGGAGAGGPGTSGVIAGGSGMATTATTRFYNRLGSGNNNTNYHGNTTKHTSTTGSKAATATPVGSSHRKGGGKEHNSRTGYWNGGSGKGCQPSYSEFAMLADEHSLMLSRPSFYSDPTPHELDSSVECGLTRSLDTGGWR